A single genomic interval of Devosia oryziradicis harbors:
- the fliM gene encoding flagellar motor switch protein FliM: MAGPTEQDKLADEWGLDGVVGADDVVNDEDMTDEEKAAAAAAEWAAMIEGTDAAGDGGADRVLNQDEIDSLLGFDASVGSNVELTGVQALINSALVSYERLPMLEIVFDRLVRLATTSLRNFTSDNVEVTMDSISSVRFGDYLNSIPLPAILSVIKAEEWENYGLLTVDSSLIYSMIDVLLGGRRVGGNIRVEGRPYTTIEMALARRMIEVILDDTHRAFEPVTQVNFKLERMETNPRFAAISRPGNAAILIELRIEMDDRGGKIEILLPYATIEPIREQLLQMFMGEKFGRDPIWEGHLATEIYAADVEVEAVLHEQDLPLSRMLSIKPGDTVMFDRTPTDPVRLRCGDVELTEAIMGHIGNHVSVRVSRPLNPPKVTMAAFEAIDENMEGR; encoded by the coding sequence ATGGCTGGCCCTACCGAACAGGACAAGCTTGCCGATGAATGGGGCCTCGACGGGGTCGTGGGTGCCGATGACGTCGTCAATGACGAGGACATGACCGACGAGGAAAAGGCCGCCGCGGCCGCCGCGGAATGGGCCGCGATGATCGAGGGCACCGACGCCGCCGGCGATGGCGGTGCCGATCGCGTCCTCAACCAGGACGAAATCGACAGCCTGCTCGGTTTCGATGCCAGCGTCGGCAGCAATGTCGAACTGACGGGCGTCCAGGCGCTGATCAATTCGGCCCTGGTCAGCTACGAGCGTCTGCCGATGCTCGAAATCGTCTTTGACCGCCTGGTGCGGCTGGCGACGACCTCGCTGCGCAATTTCACGTCCGACAATGTCGAAGTCACCATGGACTCGATTTCCTCGGTGCGCTTCGGGGATTACCTCAATTCCATCCCGCTGCCGGCCATTCTGTCCGTCATCAAGGCTGAGGAATGGGAGAATTACGGGCTGCTGACGGTCGACTCCAGCCTGATCTATTCGATGATCGACGTGCTGCTGGGCGGGCGCCGGGTTGGCGGCAATATCCGCGTGGAAGGCCGCCCCTATACCACCATCGAAATGGCATTGGCCCGCCGGATGATCGAGGTGATCCTCGACGACACCCATCGCGCATTCGAGCCGGTGACCCAGGTCAATTTCAAGCTCGAGCGCATGGAGACCAACCCGCGCTTCGCAGCGATCTCCCGCCCGGGCAATGCCGCCATCCTGATCGAGCTGCGCATCGAGATGGACGACCGTGGCGGCAAGATCGAAATTCTCCTGCCATACGCGACCATCGAGCCCATCCGCGAACAGCTGCTGCAGATGTTCATGGGCGAAAAGTTTGGCCGCGATCCGATCTGGGAAGGCCACCTTGCGACCGAAATCTACGCCGCCGACGTAGAGGTCGAGGCCGTGCTGCACGAGCAGGACCTTCCCCTTTCGCGCATGCTGTCGATCAAGCCGGGCGATACGGTGATGTTCGATCGAACCCCGACCGATCCGGTACGGCTGCGCTGCGGCGATGTCGAGCTCACCGAGGCGATCATGGGCCATATCGGCAACCACGTATCCGTGCGGGTTTCCCGCCCGCTCAACCCGCCCAAGGTCACCATGGCGGCCTTCGAGGCCATCGACGAGAATATGGAAGGACGATGA
- a CDS encoding DUF6468 domain-containing protein yields the protein MFGLPLGLLVEGAVAVLLALTIGYCIVLNQRLKRLHADKDVMRQMVADLVGATNLANQAIKELKQTAVEADLSLNSRLEEAERFGIELANHVNAGTVLMERIAKITSVARHSQAIEPVEQPNKVQSALEQLSARVRTRGAAA from the coding sequence ATGTTCGGTTTGCCCCTGGGCCTACTTGTGGAAGGCGCTGTCGCCGTTCTGCTCGCGCTGACAATCGGATACTGCATCGTGCTCAACCAGCGCCTAAAGCGGCTGCATGCCGACAAGGACGTGATGCGGCAGATGGTGGCCGACCTTGTGGGGGCGACCAACCTTGCCAATCAGGCGATCAAGGAGCTCAAGCAGACGGCCGTCGAAGCCGACCTGTCGCTCAATTCGCGCCTTGAAGAGGCCGAACGCTTCGGCATCGAGCTGGCCAACCACGTCAATGCCGGCACGGTTTTGATGGAGCGGATCGCCAAGATCACCAGCGTGGCGCGCCACAGCCAGGCCATCGAGCCGGTCGAGCAGCCCAACAAGGTGCAGTCCGCATTGGAGCAGCTATCGGCCCGCGTCCGCACTCGTGGAGCCGCCGCGTGA
- a CDS encoding MotE family protein — MTQIRLLPVVVLAIAALLVLKTLGLVTNGGYVLTGIGTVQASGTGSGSAAGTTETDSTVTPAGEPTIEDTSPTIADPAPTLGAEPAEAGGHGAPAAEAADAGGDHGAPAADAAATTEGEADAGHAAAPGTNCVVSNASITDGGEVVLNPASGTADAGGHGAPAAASEAAPEEEPVVVPEDSFAAQMTTDCLPSGDVVPMEISDDGKIVPLVSADGVSGTEQQLLERLTARRTELQQYEQDLAMRESIVDAAEKRIEERTATLEALEAQISALVDQREEMETGQFAGIVAMYENMKPKDAANIFNNLEMDVLLRVAKTMSPRKMAPILAQMNATRAQELTVQMAALADRPASEMTPEDLAALPQIVGQ; from the coding sequence GTGACCCAAATCCGTCTCCTGCCGGTCGTTGTTCTGGCCATCGCCGCCTTGCTGGTGCTCAAGACCCTCGGTCTTGTCACCAATGGCGGCTATGTGCTGACCGGCATTGGGACGGTTCAGGCGTCCGGCACCGGTTCTGGCTCTGCCGCTGGAACCACGGAGACCGATTCTACGGTCACCCCGGCTGGCGAGCCCACCATCGAAGATACCAGTCCCACCATCGCCGATCCCGCGCCGACGCTTGGCGCCGAGCCCGCCGAAGCAGGCGGCCACGGGGCGCCAGCCGCTGAGGCAGCCGATGCCGGCGGTGATCACGGCGCCCCGGCCGCCGACGCGGCCGCGACGACCGAAGGGGAGGCCGATGCCGGACATGCCGCCGCGCCCGGCACCAACTGCGTGGTCTCCAATGCCTCGATTACCGACGGTGGCGAGGTGGTGCTGAACCCGGCTTCAGGAACTGCCGATGCCGGTGGGCACGGCGCACCAGCCGCCGCAAGCGAGGCCGCTCCGGAGGAAGAGCCGGTCGTCGTTCCCGAAGACAGCTTTGCTGCGCAGATGACGACCGATTGCCTGCCCTCGGGCGATGTGGTGCCGATGGAAATCAGCGACGACGGCAAGATCGTTCCGCTGGTCAGCGCCGATGGCGTTTCGGGCACCGAACAGCAGTTGCTGGAGCGACTGACCGCCCGCCGCACCGAGTTGCAGCAATATGAGCAGGATCTGGCGATGCGCGAATCCATCGTCGATGCCGCCGAGAAGCGCATCGAGGAGCGCACGGCGACGCTGGAGGCCCTGGAGGCCCAGATTTCCGCGCTGGTCGACCAGCGCGAGGAAATGGAGACCGGTCAGTTTGCCGGCATCGTGGCCATGTATGAGAACATGAAGCCCAAGGACGCCGCCAACATCTTCAACAACCTGGAAATGGATGTCTTGCTGCGGGTCGCCAAGACCATGAGCCCACGCAAGATGGCGCCCATTCTGGCCCAGATGAACGCCACCCGTGCCCAGGAACTGACGGTGCAGATGGCGGCCCTGGCCGATCGTCCTGCCTCCGAAATGACCCCTGAGGATTTGGCCGCTCTGCCCCAAATCGTTGGTCAATAA
- a CDS encoding tetratricopeptide repeat protein — protein sequence MKTAIINGLRRTWRVALIGAVLAAISLVAPAQAVEQGQLFATQEDGYARLILSFPGRDDLPQYKMRIENGVLSLEFDEQVSIILPDVGTTMADYLSVARVDPDGKGLRLGLRSAFNFNRIEAGEKLFIDLMPQTWQGMPPALPQDIIDELAERARLAAIAAERERKAADVVDLDPKATLRVGRNPTFMRLQFDWTVPTTAEYVQEGTTSHIAFEWPVGVDLRDLTADLPPEIATVENSVTPDGSLVTLALAEGVTPRFYENSPRQFILDVDIAGVGLPSFTAASLVDDVAPDEHAAAHEDPADPQVDKLFPQNTASAITPFVSVLGSTVRVVFPFEQDTPAAVFRRGDTLWMMFDSVSGILPPEHSNELDALASEFSIVASGDTQVVRVDLSQDRLATLGSEGMAWVLSLGDIMLTPTEPIELSRRRDIEGNFEVVADVARPARVHEFRDPMVGDLLKVVTAYPPARGVTRTLDYVDFSALRSVHGLVIKPETPELDLAIENDLAVMSTSGGLTVSAIDTPRTLGNGITESLRGSYVDLASLEEKDYGAFAAHIEDLLAKAAGGEGRDRDVARLDLAQYYVANRFAHEALGVLKVLEADLKAEDLTRKVRITKAIAETLASRPADALRILNASSVGQELDALLWRTIARADAYDFKGASSDANEATGIVENYPVWVRNKFYFAALRSAVETNDLPRAERFLDDIDFASLDPEESSLYHLLSGRIDEGHDRISEALDTYGQVIAADIRPTRAEAIYRTLRLLDEQGKLDLAKAAHTLSAEALLWRGNALEADMQTMLADFYFRAGDYRSGFETVRQAVANYPESPPVNAMRDEAQRMFSELFLNGAADSLGPIDALSLFYDFRQLTPPGSRGDEMIRNLARRLVRMDLLPQAAELLEYQLDNRLTGVARTQIAADLAIIYLADRKPQEALRVLNTTRLPDLPETLLRQRRVLEARAMIDGGRDQLALDLLRDMDGQDVTLLRIDAHWKAKRYEQASEMLEALYAGQPGGAPLDQPTRMGLIKAAVGFALAGDSFGLSRLRSKFGDAMVVTPEWPIFDLVTGQVAVTSLEFKAVANQVADVGGINAFLTSYRDTYAGEGALAPLTATEPSAGMASAQ from the coding sequence GTGAAGACCGCGATCATCAATGGTTTGCGACGCACATGGCGCGTCGCGCTGATTGGCGCCGTGCTGGCGGCGATCAGCCTGGTTGCGCCTGCCCAGGCCGTTGAGCAGGGGCAGCTTTTCGCCACCCAGGAAGATGGTTACGCCCGGCTGATCCTGAGCTTTCCAGGTCGCGACGACCTGCCCCAATACAAGATGCGCATCGAGAATGGTGTGCTGTCGCTCGAATTCGATGAGCAGGTGTCGATCATCCTTCCCGATGTCGGCACCACGATGGCCGACTATCTCTCGGTGGCGCGCGTTGATCCGGACGGGAAGGGCCTTCGCCTGGGCCTGCGTTCCGCATTCAACTTCAACCGCATCGAAGCTGGCGAAAAGCTGTTCATCGACCTGATGCCTCAGACCTGGCAGGGCATGCCGCCGGCGCTGCCGCAGGACATTATCGACGAGCTGGCCGAGCGCGCTCGACTGGCCGCCATTGCCGCCGAGCGCGAGCGCAAGGCCGCCGATGTAGTCGACCTCGATCCGAAAGCCACATTGCGGGTGGGGCGCAATCCCACTTTTATGCGCCTCCAGTTCGACTGGACTGTTCCGACCACGGCCGAATATGTCCAGGAGGGAACCACCAGCCACATTGCGTTCGAATGGCCGGTCGGCGTGGACCTGCGGGACCTCACGGCCGATCTGCCGCCGGAGATCGCCACGGTCGAGAATTCGGTCACCCCTGACGGCTCGCTGGTCACGCTTGCGCTGGCCGAGGGCGTCACTCCGAGATTTTACGAGAATTCGCCGCGTCAGTTCATTCTCGATGTCGACATTGCCGGTGTTGGCTTGCCGAGCTTCACCGCCGCCAGCTTGGTGGACGATGTCGCGCCGGACGAGCATGCTGCGGCACACGAAGATCCTGCCGACCCGCAGGTCGACAAGCTGTTCCCGCAGAATACGGCCAGCGCCATCACGCCGTTTGTCAGCGTTCTCGGCTCGACAGTCCGGGTCGTGTTTCCGTTCGAGCAGGATACGCCGGCCGCCGTGTTTCGCCGCGGCGATACGCTGTGGATGATGTTCGACAGCGTGTCGGGCATCCTGCCGCCCGAGCACTCTAACGAGCTCGACGCGCTTGCCAGCGAGTTTTCCATCGTTGCCTCGGGCGACACTCAGGTGGTGCGCGTCGATCTCTCCCAGGATCGGTTGGCTACCCTGGGGTCGGAAGGCATGGCCTGGGTGCTCTCGCTGGGCGACATCATGCTCACGCCGACCGAGCCGATCGAACTGAGCCGTCGCCGCGACATCGAGGGGAACTTCGAGGTTGTGGCCGATGTTGCCCGACCCGCCCGTGTGCACGAATTCCGGGATCCGATGGTCGGGGACCTGCTCAAGGTGGTCACGGCCTATCCGCCGGCACGCGGGGTTACCCGGACGCTGGACTATGTCGACTTCTCGGCGCTGCGCAGTGTGCATGGCCTGGTCATCAAGCCCGAAACGCCCGAACTCGATCTGGCCATCGAGAACGACCTGGCCGTCATGTCGACTTCGGGTGGCCTGACCGTGTCGGCCATCGATACGCCGCGTACGCTGGGCAACGGTATTACCGAAAGCCTGCGCGGCAGCTATGTCGACCTGGCGAGCCTGGAAGAGAAGGACTATGGCGCCTTCGCTGCGCATATCGAGGACCTTCTGGCCAAGGCGGCTGGTGGCGAGGGTCGGGACCGTGACGTGGCCCGCCTCGACCTGGCGCAGTATTATGTCGCCAATCGCTTTGCCCACGAGGCACTCGGCGTGCTCAAGGTGCTTGAGGCCGACCTGAAGGCGGAAGACCTCACCCGCAAGGTGCGCATCACCAAGGCCATAGCCGAGACGCTGGCGTCGCGTCCTGCCGACGCGCTGCGCATTCTCAACGCCTCCTCGGTCGGCCAGGAACTCGATGCGCTGTTGTGGCGCACCATTGCCCGGGCCGATGCCTACGATTTCAAGGGCGCCAGCTCCGACGCAAACGAGGCCACCGGCATCGTCGAGAACTATCCAGTCTGGGTCCGCAACAAATTCTACTTCGCGGCCTTGCGCTCGGCGGTGGAAACCAACGACCTGCCGCGGGCGGAGCGCTTCCTCGACGACATCGATTTTGCCAGCCTCGATCCGGAGGAATCGAGCCTCTATCACCTGCTGTCCGGCCGGATTGATGAAGGCCACGACCGTATTTCGGAGGCCCTCGATACCTATGGCCAGGTGATCGCCGCCGATATCCGGCCGACCCGCGCCGAGGCCATCTACCGTACGCTGCGCCTGCTGGACGAGCAGGGCAAGCTGGACCTCGCCAAGGCTGCCCACACGCTGTCGGCCGAAGCCTTGCTGTGGCGTGGCAATGCGCTCGAGGCGGACATGCAGACCATGCTGGCCGACTTCTACTTCCGCGCTGGGGACTACCGCAGCGGTTTCGAGACGGTGCGGCAGGCGGTCGCCAATTACCCTGAGAGCCCCCCGGTCAACGCGATGCGCGATGAAGCGCAGCGGATGTTCAGCGAACTGTTCTTGAACGGCGCCGCCGACTCGCTCGGGCCAATCGATGCGCTCAGCCTGTTTTACGATTTCCGCCAGCTCACGCCGCCTGGATCGCGTGGTGACGAGATGATCCGCAACCTGGCGCGCCGCCTGGTGCGGATGGACCTGCTGCCGCAGGCTGCCGAACTGCTCGAATATCAGCTCGACAACCGCCTGACCGGGGTGGCCCGTACGCAGATCGCGGCTGACCTTGCCATCATCTACCTTGCCGACCGCAAGCCGCAGGAAGCGTTGCGCGTGCTCAATACCACCCGTCTGCCCGACCTGCCGGAGACCCTGCTGCGCCAGCGGCGTGTACTGGAGGCGCGCGCCATGATCGACGGCGGCCGCGACCAGCTGGCGCTTGACCTGTTACGTGACATGGATGGACAGGATGTGACGCTGCTGCGCATCGACGCGCACTGGAAGGCCAAGCGTTACGAGCAGGCCAGCGAGATGCTGGAAGCCCTTTATGCCGGCCAGCCCGGCGGAGCGCCGCTCGACCAGCCGACGCGCATGGGATTGATCAAGGCCGCTGTCGGCTTTGCCCTGGCCGGCGACAGCTTCGGCCTCTCGCGCCTGCGGTCCAAGTTCGGCGACGCCATGGTGGTTACGCCCGAATGGCCGATCTTCGACCTGGTGACCGGGCAGGTTGCCGTCACCAGCCTTGAATTCAAGGCCGTGGCCAACCAGGTCGCCGATGTCGGTGGCATCAACGCCTTCCTGACCTCATACCGCGACACCTATGCCGGCGAAGGTGCCCTGGCGCCACTCACGGCGACCGAGCCCAGTGCGGGAATGGCCAGCGCGCAGTAG